A region of Streptomyces sp. TG1A-60 DNA encodes the following proteins:
- a CDS encoding nitrate/nitrite transporter encodes MTAPSTSPAASRGGRWIEHWDPEDEAFWNETGEKVARRNLLFSVLSEHIGFSIWTVWSVMVLFMGPEYGLTPADKFFIVSMATLVGAIVRIPYTFAVAIFGGRNWTVVSASLLLVPTVAAFLVMEPGTSFSTFLVCAMLAGIGGGNFASSMTNINAFFPLRKKGWALGLNAGGGNVGVPVVQLIGLAVIGASGGPRVLLGIYIPCIVVAAVLAAVKMDNITSLKNDTGAAKEAVKDAHTWIMSFLYIGTFGSFIGYSFAFGLVLQTQFGRTPLQAAYVTFIGPLLGSLIRPLGGALADRYGGARITLWNFVAMVAAAGVIVIASVQESLPLFTVAFIALFVLTGIGNGSTYKMIPGIYQTKAVAMGLEGEAAAAYGRRLSGAAMGIIGAVGALGGLGINLALRQSFLSVGSGTGAFLAFLAFYVVCFAVTWAVYLRRPASNASTVTAATESKPQLSYAEV; translated from the coding sequence ATGACAGCCCCGAGTACATCCCCCGCCGCGAGCAGGGGAGGCCGCTGGATCGAGCACTGGGATCCGGAGGACGAGGCATTCTGGAACGAGACCGGTGAGAAGGTCGCCCGCCGCAACCTCCTGTTCTCGGTGCTCTCCGAGCACATCGGCTTCTCCATCTGGACCGTGTGGTCGGTGATGGTGCTGTTCATGGGCCCCGAGTACGGGCTCACGCCGGCCGACAAGTTCTTCATCGTCTCGATGGCCACGCTGGTCGGCGCGATCGTGCGCATTCCGTACACCTTCGCGGTGGCGATCTTCGGCGGCCGCAACTGGACGGTCGTCTCGGCGAGCCTGCTGCTCGTCCCGACCGTCGCGGCCTTCCTCGTGATGGAGCCGGGGACCTCGTTCAGCACGTTCCTGGTCTGCGCGATGCTCGCCGGTATCGGCGGCGGCAACTTCGCCTCCTCCATGACCAACATCAACGCCTTCTTCCCGCTGCGGAAGAAGGGCTGGGCCCTCGGCCTCAACGCGGGCGGCGGCAATGTCGGTGTCCCGGTCGTGCAGCTCATCGGTCTCGCCGTGATCGGGGCCAGCGGCGGTCCGCGCGTGCTGCTCGGGATCTACATCCCCTGCATCGTCGTCGCCGCCGTCCTCGCGGCGGTCAAGATGGACAACATCACGTCGCTGAAGAACGACACCGGCGCCGCCAAGGAGGCCGTCAAGGACGCCCACACCTGGATCATGTCCTTCCTCTACATCGGCACCTTCGGCTCCTTCATCGGCTACAGCTTCGCGTTCGGCCTCGTCCTGCAGACCCAGTTCGGCCGGACGCCGCTGCAGGCCGCGTACGTCACCTTCATCGGCCCGCTGCTCGGCTCGCTGATCCGGCCCCTGGGCGGCGCGCTCGCCGACCGCTACGGCGGCGCCAGGATCACGCTGTGGAACTTCGTCGCCATGGTCGCCGCGGCCGGCGTCATCGTGATCGCGTCGGTCCAGGAGTCGCTGCCGCTGTTCACCGTCGCCTTCATCGCCCTCTTCGTCCTCACCGGCATCGGCAACGGCTCGACGTACAAGATGATCCCCGGCATCTACCAGACCAAGGCCGTCGCCATGGGCCTCGAAGGCGAAGCGGCGGCAGCATACGGGCGCCGCCTGTCCGGTGCGGCCATGGGGATCATCGGTGCGGTGGGCGCGCTCGGCGGTCTGGGCATCAACCTGGCGCTGCGCCAGTCCTTCCTCTCCGTGGGCTCCGGCACCGGCGCCTTCCTCGCCTTCCTCGCCTTCTACGTGGTCTGCTTCGCCGTGACCTGGGCCGTATACCTTCGCCGGCCGGCTTCGAACGCCTCTACGGTGACGGCCGCGACGGAGTCGAAGCCGCAGCTCAGCTACGCCGAGGTGTGA
- a CDS encoding uroporphyrinogen-III synthase: protein MDRTVQPEHGPLAGFTVGVTAARRADELGALLQRRGAAVLHAPALRIVPLSDDSELLAATRNLLGRAPDIVVATTAIGFRGWIEAADGWGLGEALLDCLRGVEVLARGPKVKGAIRAAGLTEEWSPSSESMAEVLDRLLEQGVEGRRVAVQLHGEPLPGFVESLRAGGAEVVGVPVYRWMPPEDITPLDRLLDSTIARGLDALTFTSAPAAASLFSRAEDRGLLPELLNALNHDVLPACVGPVTALPLQAHGIDTIQPERFRLGPLVQLLCKELPARARTLPIAGHRVEVRGHAVLVDGALRPVPPAGMSLLRALCRRPGWVVARSELLRALPGAGRDEHAVETAMARLRTALGAPKLIQTVVKRGYRLALDPAADAKYGDD, encoded by the coding sequence ATGGATCGGACAGTTCAACCGGAACACGGGCCGCTCGCGGGGTTCACCGTGGGAGTCACGGCCGCCCGGCGGGCCGACGAACTCGGCGCGCTCCTCCAGCGCCGGGGCGCCGCGGTCCTCCACGCGCCCGCCCTGCGTATCGTGCCGCTCTCCGACGACAGCGAACTGCTCGCCGCGACCAGGAACCTGCTCGGCCGGGCGCCCGACATCGTGGTGGCGACGACCGCCATCGGCTTCCGCGGCTGGATCGAGGCAGCGGACGGCTGGGGCCTCGGCGAGGCCCTGCTGGACTGTCTTCGGGGCGTCGAAGTCCTGGCGCGCGGGCCGAAGGTGAAGGGCGCGATCCGCGCCGCCGGTCTGACGGAGGAGTGGTCCCCCTCCTCCGAATCCATGGCGGAGGTACTGGACCGCCTGCTGGAGCAGGGTGTGGAGGGCCGCCGTGTCGCCGTCCAGCTCCACGGTGAACCGCTCCCGGGCTTCGTGGAGTCCCTGCGCGCCGGGGGGGCGGAGGTGGTGGGCGTGCCCGTCTACCGCTGGATGCCCCCCGAGGACATCACCCCCCTGGACCGCCTCCTCGACTCGACGATCGCCCGCGGCCTCGACGCCCTGACCTTCACCAGCGCCCCGGCCGCCGCGTCCCTCTTCTCCCGCGCCGAAGACCGGGGCCTGCTCCCGGAGTTGCTCAACGCCCTCAACCACGATGTGCTCCCCGCCTGCGTGGGCCCGGTGACGGCCCTTCCCCTCCAGGCCCACGGAATCGACACGATCCAGCCCGAACGCTTCCGCCTCGGCCCCCTCGTCCAGCTCCTCTGCAAGGAACTCCCCGCCCGCGCCCGCACCCTCCCCATCGCCGGCCACCGGGTGGAGGTCCGCGGCCACGCCGTGCTCGTCGACGGCGCCCTCCGCCCCGTCCCGCCGGCCGGCATGTCGCTGTTGCGCGCGCTCTGCCGCCGCCCCGGCTGGGTCGTCGCCCGCTCCGAACTGCTCCGCGCCCTTCCCGGAGCCGGCCGCGACGAACACGCCGTCGAAACGGCGATGGCCCGCCTCCGCACGGCCCTCGGCGCGCCGAAGCTGATCCAGACGGTGGTGAAACGGGGCTACCGCCTGGCCCTGGACCCGGCGGCCGACGCGAAGTACGGCGACGACTGA
- a CDS encoding CGNR zinc finger domain-containing protein, whose amino-acid sequence MAQDSRFACGHLCLDFLATTHPEERLDSAGRLRTWITAAGLVPEGTPLDHVAPDWLVGFRELRGHIGRLVPGDADRGPGSRPFDISLARINELARAATPAPRAVRTDDGVLTRALDRAPDRAALLAVIARDTVELLTDPVARASLRQCAGDNCPVVYVDTSRGGRRRWCSSEICGNRERVARHRRRAALARV is encoded by the coding sequence ATGGCACAAGACTCCCGCTTCGCCTGCGGGCACCTCTGCCTGGACTTCCTCGCGACGACGCACCCCGAGGAACGACTCGACTCGGCGGGCCGACTGCGGACCTGGATCACCGCCGCCGGACTGGTCCCCGAGGGCACCCCGCTCGACCACGTCGCCCCGGACTGGCTCGTCGGCTTCCGGGAACTGCGCGGTCACATCGGCCGGTTGGTCCCCGGCGATGCGGACCGCGGGCCCGGCTCCCGCCCCTTCGACATCTCCCTGGCGAGGATCAACGAACTGGCCCGCGCCGCAACCCCTGCCCCCCGGGCCGTCCGCACGGACGACGGCGTCCTCACCCGCGCCCTGGACCGCGCCCCCGACCGCGCCGCCCTGCTCGCCGTGATCGCCCGCGACACCGTGGAGCTGCTCACCGACCCGGTCGCCCGGGCGAGCCTGCGGCAGTGCGCCGGCGACAACTGCCCCGTCGTATACGTCGACACATCCCGTGGCGGGCGCCGCCGTTGGTGCTCCAGCGAGATCTGCGGCAACCGTGAACGCGTGGCCCGCCATCGCCGCCGAGCGGCCCTCGCCCGCGTGTGA
- a CDS encoding sigma-70 family RNA polymerase sigma factor — protein MRKDSAVADERPHRARHRASQPSEPDEELMRALYREHAGPLLAYVLRLVAGDRQRAEDVVQETLIRAWKNAGQLNRATGSVRPWLVTVARRIVIDGHRSRQARPQEVDPSPLEVIPAEDEIDKALWLMTLSDALDDLTPAHREVLVETYFKGRTVNEAAETLGIPSGTVRSRVFYALRSMKLALEERGVTA, from the coding sequence GTGCGCAAGGATTCCGCTGTGGCCGATGAACGCCCGCACAGGGCCCGACATCGCGCATCACAGCCCTCAGAGCCTGACGAGGAGCTGATGCGCGCGCTGTACCGCGAGCACGCTGGACCCTTGCTCGCGTACGTGCTGCGTCTGGTCGCGGGCGACCGCCAACGCGCCGAGGACGTTGTGCAGGAAACTCTCATCCGGGCCTGGAAGAACGCCGGTCAGCTCAATCGAGCGACCGGATCGGTACGCCCCTGGCTGGTGACGGTCGCACGCCGCATCGTCATCGACGGCCACCGCAGCCGGCAGGCCCGGCCGCAGGAGGTCGACCCGTCGCCGCTGGAGGTCATCCCCGCGGAGGACGAGATCGACAAGGCGTTGTGGCTGATGACACTGTCGGACGCGCTGGACGACCTGACGCCTGCTCACAGGGAGGTCCTGGTCGAGACCTATTTCAAAGGGCGTACGGTCAATGAGGCGGCCGAGACGCTTGGCATCCCCAGTGGCACCGTCCGCTCCCGGGTGTTCTACGCCCTGCGGTCGATGAAACTGGCTCTAGAGGAGCGCGGGGTGACGGCATGA
- a CDS encoding zf-HC2 domain-containing protein: MPGSVQGAQGSGDNIHETVGAYALGILDDAEATQFEMHLATCEWCGQQLDELAGMEPMLAALADLPASQGTPAIGESLSAKPTTGLADRLVGEVVQHRAKKSRRNFFMLAAGVALIVGGPTAVMATTGSGDDSQSGNTLSASPAKDAFLGMPAKDKVSSTDASTEVAATVGMESKAWGTHAVLELKNVTGPEKCSLIAVGKNGERETVTSWSVPKWGYGIENAKTEQARNPLYVHGGAAFTPEEIDHFEVLTFSGKKLVSVQT; this comes from the coding sequence ATGCCCGGGTCTGTGCAAGGAGCCCAAGGTTCCGGCGACAACATCCACGAAACCGTCGGCGCGTACGCCCTCGGGATACTGGACGACGCCGAGGCCACACAGTTCGAGATGCATCTCGCGACCTGCGAGTGGTGCGGCCAGCAGCTCGACGAGCTGGCCGGCATGGAGCCGATGCTGGCCGCGCTCGCGGACCTGCCCGCTTCCCAGGGCACACCCGCGATCGGCGAGTCCCTGTCCGCGAAACCGACCACCGGACTCGCGGACCGGCTCGTCGGCGAGGTCGTCCAGCACCGCGCGAAGAAGAGCCGACGCAACTTCTTCATGCTGGCGGCCGGCGTCGCCCTGATCGTCGGCGGCCCGACGGCCGTGATGGCGACGACGGGCAGCGGGGACGACAGCCAGTCGGGCAACACGCTCTCCGCGAGCCCGGCCAAGGACGCCTTCCTCGGCATGCCCGCCAAGGACAAGGTCTCGTCCACCGACGCGTCCACCGAGGTCGCCGCCACGGTCGGCATGGAGTCCAAGGCCTGGGGCACGCACGCGGTCCTGGAGCTGAAGAACGTCACGGGCCCGGAGAAGTGCTCGCTCATCGCCGTCGGAAAGAACGGCGAGCGCGAGACGGTCACCTCCTGGTCCGTCCCGAAATGGGGTTACGGCATCGAGAACGCCAAGACGGAGCAGGCCAGGAACCCGCTCTACGTCCACGGCGGAGCCGCCTTCACCCCGGAGGAGATCGACCACTTCGAGGTCCTGACCTTCAGCGGGAAGAAGCTCGTCTCGGTCCAGACGTGA
- a CDS encoding UvrD-helicase domain-containing protein — MAAQVQQETLDSAHDSVREREIGVEQEHLDRVYRRLEEKIHEAEFLMNDAAKRGQVGTPGALAERDAQVFRAGIHLNRLNNEFEDFLFGRIDLLLGKDGKKGPDGAYTAVEPAEGAVRPDSTADIAETLHIGRIGVLDSDYAPLVIDWRAPAAAPFYRSTPVDPGRVVRRRVIRSKGRKVLGVEDDLMRPELKAFLDGGELPVIGDGALMAALGQARSHTMRDIVASIQAEQDLVIRAPAASVTYVEGGPGTGKTAVALHRAAYLLYQDRRRYAGGILIVSPTPLLVAYTEGVLPSLGEEGQVAIRAIGSLAEDTGGAEATLYDPPAVARAKGSYRMLKVLRKAARGALESSEAPARLRVVAFGRRLELEAAALDRVRHDALGGTAPVNLLRPRARKLLLDALWERSGAAGRHTDPELAAELRSSFDEDITSEDAFIAFLDAWWPELTPRGVLAAMADERRLGRWARRVLNPGEVRRVARSLKRDGLSVHDVAMLDELQAILGLPARPRKKRELDPLDQLTGLEELMPVREETQRERAERLAQERTEYAHVIVDEAQDLTPMQWRMVGRRGRHATWTVVGDPAQSSWSDPDEAAQARDEALGTRPRRRFTLTVNYRNPAEIAELAAKVLALAMPGSESPSAVRSTGVEPRFVTAVRDTLARTARAEAARLLDLVDGTVGVVVAMNRREEAARWLAGLGDRVVALGSLEAKGLEYDATVVVSPAEIADESPAGLRVLYVALTRATQQLTVVSADRDDPDANSVPDLLRD, encoded by the coding sequence GTGGCCGCTCAGGTTCAGCAGGAAACGCTCGACTCCGCTCACGACTCGGTGCGTGAGAGGGAGATCGGCGTCGAACAGGAACATCTCGACCGGGTGTACCGGCGCCTTGAGGAGAAGATCCACGAGGCGGAGTTCCTGATGAACGACGCGGCCAAGCGCGGTCAGGTCGGCACCCCCGGCGCCCTCGCGGAGCGGGACGCCCAGGTCTTCCGCGCGGGCATCCATCTGAACCGCCTGAACAACGAGTTCGAGGACTTCCTCTTCGGCCGTATCGACCTGCTGCTCGGCAAGGACGGCAAGAAGGGACCCGACGGCGCGTACACCGCCGTCGAGCCGGCCGAGGGCGCCGTCCGCCCCGACAGCACCGCCGACATCGCCGAGACCCTCCACATCGGCCGCATCGGTGTCCTGGACTCCGATTACGCGCCGCTGGTCATCGACTGGCGGGCCCCGGCGGCGGCCCCCTTCTACCGCTCGACCCCGGTCGACCCCGGCCGGGTCGTCCGCCGCCGGGTCATCCGCTCCAAGGGCCGCAAGGTGCTCGGAGTCGAGGACGACCTGATGCGCCCCGAGCTGAAGGCATTCCTCGACGGCGGTGAACTGCCCGTCATCGGCGACGGTGCCCTCATGGCCGCCCTCGGCCAGGCCCGCAGCCACACCATGCGCGACATCGTCGCCTCCATCCAGGCCGAACAGGACCTGGTCATCCGCGCCCCCGCCGCCTCCGTGACGTACGTCGAGGGCGGCCCCGGCACCGGCAAGACCGCCGTCGCCCTGCACCGCGCCGCCTACCTGCTCTACCAGGACCGGCGCCGGTACGCGGGCGGCATCCTGATCGTCTCCCCGACCCCGCTGCTGGTCGCGTACACCGAGGGCGTCCTGCCGTCCCTCGGTGAGGAGGGCCAGGTCGCCATCCGCGCGATCGGCTCACTGGCCGAAGACACGGGCGGAGCCGAGGCCACGCTGTACGACCCCCCGGCCGTGGCCCGCGCCAAGGGCTCGTACCGCATGCTCAAGGTGCTGCGGAAGGCCGCCCGGGGCGCGCTGGAGTCGAGCGAGGCGCCCGCCCGCCTCCGTGTCGTCGCCTTCGGCCGCCGCCTCGAACTGGAGGCCGCCGCACTGGACCGCGTCCGCCACGACGCGCTCGGCGGCACGGCCCCCGTCAACCTGCTGCGCCCCCGCGCCCGCAAACTGCTCCTGGACGCCCTGTGGGAGCGGTCGGGGGCGGCCGGCCGCCACACCGACCCGGAGCTGGCAGCCGAGCTGCGTTCCTCCTTCGACGAGGACATCACGAGCGAGGACGCGTTCATCGCCTTCCTCGACGCCTGGTGGCCCGAGCTGACCCCGCGCGGGGTGCTCGCCGCGATGGCCGACGAGCGCCGCCTCGGTCGCTGGGCCCGGCGCGTCCTGAATCCGGGTGAGGTCCGCCGGGTGGCCCGCTCCCTCAAGCGGGACGGCCTCTCCGTCCACGACGTCGCCATGCTGGACGAACTCCAGGCGATCCTCGGCCTGCCGGCCCGCCCCCGGAAGAAGCGCGAGCTCGACCCCCTGGACCAGCTCACGGGCCTGGAGGAGCTGATGCCCGTACGTGAGGAGACCCAGCGTGAGCGGGCCGAGCGGCTGGCCCAGGAGCGGACCGAGTACGCGCACGTCATCGTCGACGAGGCGCAGGACCTCACCCCGATGCAGTGGCGCATGGTGGGCCGCCGTGGCCGCCACGCCACCTGGACGGTCGTCGGCGACCCCGCCCAGTCCTCCTGGTCCGACCCCGACGAGGCCGCCCAGGCCCGCGACGAGGCCCTCGGCACCCGCCCCCGCCGCCGCTTCACCCTCACCGTCAACTACCGCAACCCCGCCGAGATCGCGGAACTGGCGGCGAAGGTGCTGGCACTGGCGATGCCCGGTTCCGAGTCCCCGTCCGCCGTCCGCTCCACGGGCGTCGAGCCCCGCTTCGTCACCGCGGTACGGGATACCCTGGCCCGCACGGCCCGCGCGGAGGCCGCCCGCCTCCTGGACCTCGTCGACGGCACCGTCGGCGTCGTCGTCGCCATGAACCGCCGGGAGGAGGCCGCCCGCTGGCTGGCCGGCCTCGGCGACCGCGTCGTCGCCCTCGGCAGCCTGGAGGCGAAGGGCCTGGAGTACGACGCCACGGTGGTCGTCTCCCCGGCGGAGATCGCCGACGAGTCCCCGGCGGGGCTGCGCGTCCTGTACGTGGCGCTGACCCGAGCGACCCAGCAGCTGACGGTGGTGTCGGCGGACCGCGACGACCCGGACGCGAACTCGGTCCCGGACCTCCTCCGCGACTGA
- a CDS encoding NAD-dependent malic enzyme has protein sequence MATAPSVSYSMTVRLEVPASGTAVSQLTGAVESHGGSVTGLDVTASGHEKLRIDVTIAASSTAHADEIVEQLRTIEGVTLGKVSDRTFLMHLGGKIEMQSKHPIRNRDDLSMIYTPGVARVCMAIAENPEDARRLTIKRNSVAVVTDGSAVLGLGNIGPKAALPVMEGKAALFKRFAGIDAWPLCLDTQDTDAIVEIVKAIAPGFAGINLEDISAPRCFEIEARLREALDIPVFHDDQHGTAIVVLAALTNALRVAGKAIGDIRVVMSGAGAAGTAILKLLIAAGVKNAVVADIHGVVHCDRTDLVDAAADSPLRWIADNTNPEGLMGTLKEAVRHADVFIGVSAPNVLDGTDVAAMADNAIVFALANPDPEVDPAVARQTAAVVATGRSDFPNQINNVLVFPGVFRGLLDAQSRTVNTEMMLAAATALADVVTEDELNPNYIIPSVFNDKVAGAVAGAVREAAKAVTSA, from the coding sequence ATGGCAACGGCGCCCAGCGTCTCCTACTCGATGACGGTCCGGCTGGAGGTGCCCGCGAGCGGAACCGCGGTCTCCCAGCTCACCGGGGCCGTCGAGTCCCACGGAGGCTCGGTGACCGGCCTCGACGTGACCGCCTCCGGCCACGAGAAGCTCCGCATCGACGTCACCATCGCCGCGAGCTCCACCGCGCACGCCGACGAGATCGTCGAGCAACTGCGCACCATCGAGGGCGTCACGCTGGGCAAGGTCTCCGACCGTACGTTCCTGATGCACCTCGGCGGCAAGATCGAGATGCAGTCCAAGCACCCGATCCGCAACCGTGACGACCTGTCCATGATCTACACGCCGGGCGTGGCCCGCGTCTGCATGGCGATCGCCGAGAACCCCGAGGACGCCCGCCGCCTCACCATCAAGCGCAACTCCGTTGCGGTCGTGACGGACGGTTCCGCCGTGCTGGGCCTCGGCAACATCGGCCCCAAGGCCGCGCTGCCCGTCATGGAGGGCAAGGCGGCCCTCTTCAAGCGGTTCGCCGGTATCGACGCCTGGCCGCTCTGCCTGGACACTCAGGACACCGACGCGATCGTCGAGATCGTCAAGGCGATCGCCCCCGGCTTCGCCGGCATCAACCTGGAGGACATCTCCGCACCCCGCTGCTTCGAGATCGAGGCCCGGCTGCGCGAGGCCCTCGACATCCCCGTCTTCCACGACGACCAGCACGGCACCGCGATCGTCGTCCTCGCCGCCCTGACGAACGCGCTTCGTGTCGCGGGCAAGGCGATCGGGGACATCCGCGTCGTCATGTCGGGCGCGGGCGCGGCCGGCACGGCCATCCTGAAGCTGCTCATCGCCGCCGGCGTGAAGAACGCCGTCGTGGCCGACATCCACGGTGTCGTGCACTGCGACCGCACCGACCTGGTCGATGCCGCCGCCGACTCGCCGCTGCGCTGGATCGCCGACAACACCAACCCCGAGGGCCTCATGGGCACCCTCAAGGAGGCCGTGCGCCACGCCGACGTCTTCATCGGCGTCTCGGCCCCGAACGTCCTCGACGGCACCGACGTGGCCGCCATGGCCGACAACGCGATCGTGTTCGCACTCGCGAACCCCGACCCCGAGGTCGACCCCGCGGTCGCCCGCCAGACGGCGGCCGTCGTGGCCACCGGCCGCTCCGACTTCCCGAACCAGATCAACAACGTGCTGGTCTTCCCGGGTGTCTTCCGGGGTCTCCTCGACGCGCAGTCCCGGACCGTCAACACCGAGATGATGCTCGCCGCGGCGACCGCCCTCGCGGACGTCGTCACCGAGGACGAGCTGAACCCGAACTACATCATCCCGAGCGTCTTCAACGACAAGGTCGCGGGCGCGGTCGCCGGGGCGGTGCGCGAGGCCGCGAAGGCGGTGACGTCGGCCTGA
- a CDS encoding HU family DNA-binding protein, which yields MNRSELVAALADRAEVTRKDADAVLAAFADVVGDIVSKGDEKVTIPGFLTFERTHRAARTARNPQTGDPIQIPAGYSVKVSAGSKLKEAAKGK from the coding sequence ATGAACCGCAGTGAGCTGGTGGCCGCGCTGGCCGACCGTGCCGAGGTGACCCGCAAGGACGCCGACGCCGTGCTGGCCGCGTTCGCCGACGTCGTCGGTGACATCGTCTCCAAGGGCGACGAGAAGGTCACCATCCCCGGCTTCCTGACCTTCGAGCGCACCCACCGTGCCGCTCGTACCGCGCGCAACCCGCAGACCGGTGACCCGATCCAGATCCCGGCCGGCTACAGCGTGAAGGTCTCCGCGGGCAGCAAGCTCAAGGAAGCGGCCAAGGGCAAGTGA
- the murA gene encoding UDP-N-acetylglucosamine 1-carboxyvinyltransferase yields the protein MTVNGSDDVLLVHGGTPLSGEIRVRGAKNLVPKAMVAALLGSGPSRLRNVPDIRDVRVVRGLLQLHGVTVRPGDEPGELVMDPTNVESANVADIDAHAGSSRIPILFCGPLLHRLGHAFIPGLGGCDIGGRPIDFHFEVLRQFGAKIEKRDDGQYLEAPRRLRGTKIQLPYPSVGATEQVLLTAVLAEGVTELANAAIEPEIEDLICVLQKMGAIIGMDTDRTIRITGVDSLGGYNHKALPDRLEAASWASAALATEGDIYVRGAQQRSMMTFLNTFRRVGGAFEIDDEGIRFWHPGGQLKSIALETDVHPGFQTDWQQPLVVALTQATGLSIIHETVYESRLGFTSALNQMGAHIQLYRECLGGSNCRFGQRNFLHSAVVSGPTRLQGADLVIPDLRGGFSYLIAALAAQGTSRVHGIELINRGYENFMEKLMELGAKVELPGKALG from the coding sequence ATGACCGTCAACGGCTCTGACGACGTACTGCTTGTACACGGCGGCACCCCGCTCAGTGGCGAGATCCGTGTCCGCGGTGCGAAGAACCTCGTACCCAAGGCCATGGTCGCCGCGCTGCTCGGCAGCGGTCCGAGCCGGTTGCGCAACGTCCCCGACATCCGCGATGTCCGGGTCGTGCGCGGACTGCTGCAGCTGCATGGCGTAACAGTCCGCCCGGGCGACGAGCCGGGGGAGCTGGTGATGGACCCGACGAACGTGGAGAGCGCGAACGTCGCCGACATCGACGCCCACGCGGGTTCGTCGCGCATTCCGATCCTGTTCTGCGGTCCGCTGCTGCACCGCCTCGGCCACGCCTTCATCCCCGGTCTCGGCGGCTGCGACATCGGCGGCCGGCCGATCGACTTCCACTTCGAGGTGCTGCGGCAGTTCGGCGCGAAGATCGAGAAACGGGACGACGGACAGTACCTGGAGGCGCCGCGCCGGCTGCGCGGTACGAAGATCCAGCTGCCGTACCCGTCCGTTGGCGCGACGGAGCAGGTGCTGCTGACCGCGGTCCTCGCGGAGGGCGTGACGGAGCTCGCGAACGCGGCGATCGAGCCGGAGATCGAGGACCTCATCTGCGTCCTGCAGAAGATGGGCGCCATCATCGGGATGGACACCGACCGCACGATCCGCATCACCGGTGTGGACTCGCTCGGCGGCTACAACCACAAGGCGCTGCCGGACCGCCTGGAGGCCGCCTCCTGGGCGTCCGCCGCGCTGGCGACCGAAGGCGACATATACGTCCGGGGTGCCCAGCAGCGCTCGATGATGACGTTCCTGAACACCTTCCGGAGGGTGGGGGGTGCCTTCGAGATCGACGACGAGGGCATCCGCTTCTGGCACCCGGGCGGCCAGCTGAAGTCGATCGCCCTGGAGACGGACGTCCACCCGGGCTTCCAGACCGACTGGCAGCAGCCTCTGGTGGTGGCCCTGACACAGGCCACGGGCCTCTCGATCATCCACGAGACGGTCTACGAGTCCCGGCTGGGCTTCACCTCCGCGCTGAACCAGATGGGCGCGCACATCCAGCTCTACCGCGAGTGCCTCGGCGGCTCGAACTGCCGCTTCGGCCAGCGCAACTTCCTGCACTCCGCCGTCGTCTCCGGCCCCACCCGTCTCCAGGGCGCCGACCTGGTCATCCCCGACCTCCGCGGCGGCTTCTCCTACCTCATCGCCGCGCTCGCCGCCCAGGGCACCTCCCGCGTCCACGGCATCGAACTCATCAACCGCGGCTACGAGAACTTCATGGAGAAGCTGATGGAGCTGGGGGCGAAGGTGGAGCTGCCCGGCAAGGCGCTCGGCTGA
- a CDS encoding YqgE/AlgH family protein produces MTEVSSLTGRLLVATPALADPNFDRAVVLLLDHDEEGSLGVVLNRPTPVDVGDILAGWAELAGEPGVVFQGGPVSLDSALGVAVIPGGGSVDRSPLGWRRVHGAIGLVDLEAPPELLASALGSLRIFAGYAGWGPGQLEDELAEGAWYVVESEPGDVSSPSPERLWREVLRRQRSELAMVATYPDDPSLN; encoded by the coding sequence ATGACCGAGGTGTCCTCGCTCACAGGGCGGCTGCTCGTGGCCACGCCCGCCCTGGCGGATCCGAACTTCGACCGTGCGGTGGTGCTGCTCCTCGACCACGACGAGGAGGGCTCTCTCGGGGTGGTCCTCAACCGTCCGACCCCGGTGGACGTTGGCGACATCCTGGCGGGCTGGGCGGAACTCGCCGGCGAACCCGGGGTCGTCTTCCAGGGCGGCCCGGTGTCGCTGGACTCCGCGCTCGGAGTCGCGGTGATACCCGGCGGCGGCTCCGTGGACCGGTCCCCACTCGGCTGGCGGCGCGTCCACGGCGCGATCGGCCTGGTCGATCTGGAGGCCCCGCCGGAACTGCTGGCCTCCGCGCTCGGCTCGCTGCGCATCTTCGCCGGGTACGCCGGCTGGGGCCCCGGCCAACTGGAGGACGAACTGGCGGAGGGCGCCTGGTACGTCGTCGAGTCCGAACCCGGCGATGTCTCCTCGCCGTCCCCGGAGCGACTCTGGCGCGAGGTCCTGCGCCGTCAGCGCAGCGAACTCGCGATGGTGGCCACGTACCCGGACGACCCTTCGCTCAACTGA
- a CDS encoding DUF3039 domain-containing protein, giving the protein MSTLEPERGTGTGTLVEPTPQTSHGDGDHERFAHYVQKDKIMASALDGTPVVALCGKVWVPGRDPKKYPVCPMCKEIFESLGAGGGDDDKK; this is encoded by the coding sequence ATGAGCACTCTTGAACCCGAGCGCGGTACTGGTACGGGGACCCTCGTCGAACCGACGCCGCAGACGTCGCACGGCGATGGTGACCACGAGCGCTTCGCCCACTACGTCCAGAAGGACAAGATCATGGCGAGCGCCCTCGACGGCACGCCCGTCGTGGCGTTGTGCGGCAAGGTGTGGGTCCCGGGCCGTGACCCGAAGAAGTACCCCGTGTGCCCCATGTGCAAGGAGATCTTCGAGTCCCTCGGCGCGGGTGGGGGAGACGACGACAAGAAGTAG